In Planctomycetota bacterium, a genomic segment contains:
- a CDS encoding 3'(2'),5'-bisphosphate nucleotidase has protein sequence MATSTDTQHLARAARAAVADAAVACRAVQARLDDLRAITKDDKSPVTVADFASQAIVARALREHLGEVVLVGEEGSDYLRQPEHAAHLDAALEAARVVWPDATADELLDAIDLGDAEPAGDHTYWTLDPIDGTKGFLRGQQYAIALAWLDHGVPTVGAMACPNLPIDHDADLSTPDMHGAIFLSVAGEGTLAAPLHPADADAERVVRGDVPEGEPVRACMSVEKAHSSTDDTARVLARIGPSGTPARLDSQCKYAVVARGQADAYLRLPTRKGYVERIWDHAAGALVATEAGCVVSDIAGAPLDFTHGKGLEKNRGIVCAPAGVHTRIVRAIRDERILDA, from the coding sequence ATGGCGACATCCACCGACACGCAGCACCTCGCCCGCGCCGCCCGTGCCGCGGTGGCCGACGCCGCCGTCGCCTGCCGCGCCGTGCAGGCCCGGCTGGACGACCTCCGGGCGATCACCAAGGACGACAAGAGCCCGGTGACCGTGGCCGACTTCGCCAGCCAGGCGATCGTCGCGCGGGCCCTCCGCGAGCACCTGGGCGAGGTCGTGCTGGTGGGCGAGGAGGGCAGCGACTATCTCCGCCAGCCGGAGCACGCCGCCCACCTCGACGCCGCGCTGGAGGCCGCCCGGGTCGTCTGGCCCGATGCGACCGCCGACGAATTGCTCGACGCCATCGATCTGGGCGACGCCGAGCCCGCCGGGGACCACACCTACTGGACGCTCGACCCCATCGACGGCACCAAGGGCTTCCTGCGGGGCCAGCAGTACGCCATCGCGCTCGCCTGGCTGGACCACGGCGTGCCGACGGTGGGCGCCATGGCCTGCCCCAACCTGCCCATCGACCACGACGCCGACCTATCGACGCCCGACATGCACGGCGCGATCTTCCTGAGCGTGGCGGGCGAGGGCACGCTGGCCGCGCCGCTGCACCCCGCCGATGCCGACGCCGAGCGGGTAGTCCGAGGCGACGTGCCCGAGGGCGAGCCCGTCCGCGCCTGCATGTCCGTCGAGAAGGCCCACAGCAGCACCGACGACACCGCGCGCGTCCTCGCGCGCATCGGGCCGAGCGGCACGCCCGCGCGGCTGGACAGCCAGTGCAAGTACGCCGTCGTCGCGCGAGGCCAGGCCGACGCCTACCTGCGGCTGCCGACGCGGAAGGGCTACGTCGAGCGCATCTGGGACCACGCCGCCGGCGCGCTGGTGGCCACCGAGGCGGGGTGCGTCGTCAGCGACATCGCGGGTGCGCCGCTCGACTTTACGCACGGCAAGGGGCTGGAGAAGAACCGCGGCATCGTGTGTGCGCCCGCCGGCGTGCACACGCGGATCGTCCGGGCCATCCGGGACGAGCGAATCCTCGACGCCTAG
- a CDS encoding PP2C family protein-serine/threonine phosphatase has protein sequence MPADADASTTRAAAFVEILRGATHAEEQRDFEFHLLERVRSLFGAELFMSIAAGPADRGGYRIMHHADLPDGPMDIDEAWETCLWPDFEAVEPTFGGVLSQLIQHDRPCIVTLEGSPGDPILQGPRRSMTHAMVLPIYRGGAATEWVLFLRAGPFDVTESDLVIIMQICNMTSLLSERWHLLDAVRGLNARLSQSLSSIVDAQRTLMPPEPPAIDGVTLAAWYQPSEEVGGDYYDFREFGDGSFGTCVADVSGHGPPASVAMGMLRSALLANRAYGRPPSTVITDINRVMYDALMGVRFVTALFVQFYPATGAFQYANAGHHPPRVRRADGSVAAIAGAACPPLGVLEHLETPGVAGTLGPGECMVMFTDGVTEAFDDDHEMFGLERLDAVIRDAEPEPDAIAEAIRDAVGAFSGGQPADDRCVLVVRRDG, from the coding sequence ATGCCCGCCGACGCCGACGCATCCACGACGCGCGCCGCCGCCTTCGTGGAGATCCTGCGCGGCGCGACGCACGCCGAGGAGCAACGCGACTTCGAGTTCCATCTGCTGGAGAGGGTTCGATCGCTCTTCGGCGCGGAGCTCTTCATGAGCATCGCCGCTGGCCCGGCCGACCGCGGCGGCTATCGCATCATGCACCATGCGGACCTGCCCGACGGGCCGATGGACATCGACGAGGCGTGGGAGACGTGCTTGTGGCCCGATTTCGAGGCCGTCGAGCCGACCTTCGGCGGCGTGCTGAGCCAGCTCATCCAGCACGACCGTCCATGCATCGTCACCCTCGAAGGTTCGCCCGGCGATCCGATCCTGCAGGGCCCGCGGCGATCGATGACCCACGCGATGGTGCTGCCGATCTACCGTGGCGGCGCCGCTACCGAGTGGGTGCTATTCCTGCGGGCCGGTCCCTTCGACGTGACCGAGAGCGACCTGGTCATCATCATGCAGATCTGCAACATGACCTCGCTGCTGAGCGAGCGATGGCACCTGCTCGATGCCGTCCGCGGGCTCAACGCGCGGCTGAGCCAGTCGCTCTCGTCGATCGTCGACGCGCAGCGGACGCTCATGCCCCCCGAGCCGCCCGCGATCGACGGCGTCACGCTCGCCGCCTGGTACCAGCCCAGCGAGGAGGTCGGCGGGGACTACTACGACTTCCGAGAGTTCGGCGACGGCTCCTTCGGCACCTGCGTGGCCGACGTCTCGGGCCACGGCCCGCCCGCCTCGGTCGCGATGGGCATGCTCCGCAGCGCTTTGCTGGCCAACCGCGCCTACGGCCGCCCGCCCAGCACCGTCATCACCGACATCAACCGGGTGATGTACGACGCGCTCATGGGCGTGCGCTTCGTGACGGCGTTGTTCGTGCAGTTCTATCCCGCAACCGGCGCCTTCCAGTACGCCAACGCCGGGCACCACCCGCCGCGTGTCCGCCGGGCCGACGGCTCGGTGGCCGCCATTGCGGGTGCCGCCTGTCCGCCGCTGGGCGTGCTCGAGCACCTGGAAACGCCCGGCGTGGCGGGCACGCTCGGCCCCGGCGAGTGCATGGTGATGTTTACCGATGGGGTGACCGAGGCCTTCGACGACGACCACGAGATGTTCGGCCTCGAGCGGCTCGACGCGGTGATCCGAGACGCCGAGCCCGAGCCCGACGCCATCGCCGAGGCCATCCGCGACGCGGTGGGGGCCTTCAGCGGCGGGCAGCCGGCCGACGATCGTTGCGTCTTGGTCGTGCGGCGGGACGGCTAG
- a CDS encoding flagellin, translating to MQPIGLPFGPGAGQTGPGLRMLSANLADRNTALERLSTGLRINRGSDDPAGLIASEGLGAALAALEAETRALERSQAVVDTASGALGEISGLLIEAEGLAVQSANTAGLSDAEREALQVELDSIVRSVDRIIGQASFNDQKLLDGRFVVPAGDQTYAVGDLSSSGFGEVVLDPEVPGGASTRVAFSDLKSGGTASLLENPELAQQVIAAARDTVLYEQAALGNLGRNVLGPRLASIATEIETLSASRSLIRDADVAEEASRLIRANIRTEATLFSLSSQLSNQEQVLDLLG from the coding sequence ATGCAACCCATTGGACTGCCATTCGGTCCCGGTGCTGGGCAGACCGGTCCCGGCCTGCGCATGCTGTCGGCCAATCTCGCGGATCGCAACACCGCTCTCGAGCGGTTGTCGACCGGGCTGCGGATCAACCGCGGCTCGGACGATCCCGCCGGCCTGATCGCCAGCGAGGGGCTCGGCGCCGCGCTGGCGGCGCTCGAGGCCGAGACGCGGGCGCTCGAGCGGAGCCAGGCCGTCGTAGATACCGCGTCGGGTGCGCTCGGTGAGATCTCGGGCCTGCTGATCGAGGCCGAGGGCCTCGCGGTGCAGTCGGCGAACACGGCCGGCCTCTCCGACGCCGAACGCGAGGCGCTGCAGGTCGAGCTCGACTCGATCGTGCGGAGCGTAGATCGCATCATCGGGCAGGCCAGCTTCAACGACCAGAAGCTGCTCGATGGGCGCTTCGTCGTGCCCGCGGGCGACCAGACGTACGCCGTCGGCGATCTCTCGTCGTCGGGCTTCGGCGAGGTCGTGCTGGATCCGGAGGTCCCGGGCGGCGCGTCGACGCGCGTGGCGTTCTCGGATCTCAAGAGCGGCGGCACGGCGTCGCTGCTCGAGAATCCCGAGCTCGCGCAGCAGGTCATCGCGGCGGCTCGCGACACGGTGCTCTACGAGCAGGCGGCGCTGGGCAACCTGGGCCGCAACGTGCTCGGGCCCAGGCTCGCGAGCATCGCGACGGAGATCGAGACCCTCTCGGCCTCGCGCTCGCTCATCCGCGACGCCGACGTGGCCGAGGAAGCCAGCCGGCTCATCCGCGCGAACATCCGCACCGAGGCCACGCTGTTCTCGCTGTCGTCGCAGCTGAGCAACCAGGAGCAGGTGCTGGACCTGCTGGGCTAA
- the ftsY gene encoding signal recognition particle-docking protein FtsY, with translation MLKSLGRKLRDSLQRTRAVLIDPLRELVTGRRLDDELIREIEGLLLRADVGVPATKRLIEGLRADVKAGKLERGEDAIAYLRRSVAAMWPAEEVALRYAQSGPTVLLVTGVNGVGKTTTIAKLCHALRDDGKTVLLGACDTFRAGAVRQLEVWAERLGVEVVRGQQGGDPAAVAFDACSAGVARGVDVVILDTAGRLQTQDALMRQLGKIAKVAGKPIEGAPHESLLVLDATSGQNAVAQAEHFRQAVDLTGLVVTKLDGTAKGGVVIAVREACDLPVKFIGVGERPEDLQPFDPEAFVEGLFGA, from the coding sequence GTGCTGAAGTCGCTCGGCCGCAAGCTGCGGGATTCGCTGCAGCGGACCCGCGCGGTGTTGATCGATCCGCTGCGGGAGCTCGTCACGGGCCGCCGGCTCGACGACGAGCTGATCCGCGAGATCGAGGGGCTGCTGCTGCGGGCTGACGTGGGCGTGCCGGCGACCAAGCGGCTGATCGAGGGACTGCGGGCCGACGTGAAGGCCGGCAAGCTCGAGCGGGGCGAGGACGCGATCGCCTACCTCCGCCGCTCGGTGGCGGCGATGTGGCCCGCGGAGGAGGTCGCGCTCCGCTACGCCCAGAGCGGTCCCACGGTGCTGCTGGTCACCGGCGTCAACGGCGTGGGCAAGACCACCACGATCGCCAAGCTCTGCCACGCGCTGCGGGACGACGGCAAGACGGTGCTGCTGGGCGCCTGCGATACCTTCCGCGCCGGCGCGGTCCGGCAGCTCGAGGTCTGGGCCGAGCGGCTGGGCGTCGAGGTCGTGCGGGGCCAGCAGGGCGGCGATCCGGCCGCGGTTGCCTTCGATGCCTGCTCGGCGGGCGTCGCCCGCGGTGTCGACGTGGTCATCCTCGATACCGCCGGCCGGCTGCAGACCCAGGACGCGCTGATGCGGCAGCTCGGCAAGATCGCCAAGGTCGCCGGCAAGCCCATCGAGGGGGCGCCCCACGAATCGCTGCTCGTGCTCGATGCCACCAGCGGCCAGAACGCCGTCGCGCAGGCCGAGCACTTCCGCCAGGCCGTCGATCTGACCGGGCTGGTCGTCACCAAGCTCGACGGCACGGCCAAGGGCGGCGTGGTCATCGCCGTGCGGGAGGCCTGCGACCTGCCGGTGAAGTTCATCGGCGTGGGCGAGCGGCCCGAGGACCTGCAGCCCTTCGACCCCGAGGCGTTCGTCGAGGGGCTGTTCGGGGCCTAG
- the nusB gene encoding transcription antitermination factor NusB: protein MIQPQRVRTAAFRMLYQLDAAGAADPPSDAELDAVRAAAESNESADEHPEARVLRKAEALALAAYADRGQADALFEELSPAWPVSRQPAVDRAILRLAHHEMASGRTPPRVAIDEAIELARAYSTEKSPAFVNALLDEAMRWLEMNVQAETDSAAPATRPETEAC from the coding sequence ATGATCCAGCCGCAGCGGGTCCGCACGGCCGCCTTTCGGATGCTCTACCAGCTCGACGCCGCCGGCGCCGCTGATCCGCCGTCGGACGCCGAACTCGACGCCGTGCGGGCGGCGGCCGAGAGCAACGAGTCCGCCGACGAGCATCCCGAGGCCCGCGTGCTGCGGAAGGCCGAGGCGCTCGCGCTGGCCGCCTACGCGGATCGCGGGCAGGCCGACGCGCTGTTCGAGGAGCTGTCGCCGGCGTGGCCCGTGTCCAGGCAGCCGGCGGTAGACCGGGCCATCCTGCGGCTGGCGCACCACGAGATGGCCAGCGGCCGCACGCCGCCGCGGGTCGCCATCGACGAGGCCATCGAGCTCGCGCGGGCGTACAGCACCGAGAAGTCGCCCGCGTTCGTCAACGCGCTGCTCGACGAGGCCATGCGCTGGCTGGAGATGAACGTGCAGGCCGAGACGGATTCGGCCGCGCCGGCGACGCGTCCGGAGACCGAGGCGTGCTGA
- the ribH gene encoding 6,7-dimethyl-8-ribityllumazine synthase — translation MMTPQAAPPQIAIVASSYNASITGPMLEAARAELARRSPGTNAAVLRAPGAFELVALASSAARSGAFEAVVALGCVIRGQTSHDRYISAAVAEGLARLSAELAMPVCFGVITADSAAQARARAGGDKGNKGQEAMAAALDALAELRRLRGALAGGDLRPLMAPPPEPPADATPPVDKAAPAGASA, via the coding sequence ATGATGACGCCCCAGGCCGCCCCGCCGCAGATCGCCATCGTGGCCAGCAGCTATAACGCCTCGATCACGGGGCCCATGCTGGAGGCCGCCCGGGCCGAACTTGCGCGGCGGAGCCCCGGCACCAACGCCGCCGTGCTCCGGGCCCCGGGGGCCTTCGAATTGGTGGCGTTGGCGTCGTCGGCGGCGCGATCCGGGGCCTTCGAGGCCGTCGTCGCGCTCGGCTGCGTCATCCGCGGGCAGACCAGCCACGACCGCTACATCTCGGCGGCTGTCGCGGAGGGGCTGGCGCGGCTGTCGGCCGAACTGGCGATGCCCGTGTGCTTCGGGGTGATCACCGCCGACTCCGCGGCGCAGGCCCGGGCCCGCGCGGGGGGCGATAAGGGCAACAAGGGGCAGGAGGCGATGGCGGCCGCCCTCGACGCCCTCGCCGAGCTGCGACGCCTCCGCGGCGCGCTCGCGGGGGGCGACCTGCGGCCGCTGATGGCCCCGCCGCCCGAGCCGCCGGCGGACGCGACCCCCCCCGTGGACAAGGCCGCCCCCGCCGGAGCCAGTGCATGA
- a CDS encoding ABC transporter permease produces MIRLLSGLGGSIIGLLEHIGDALLLLLEAAGWITRFVFDRNVRVGSAALATQIIRVGVRSIPIICLVSGAVGLILTLQMAPPLDELGQKDKLANIVGIAVLRELGPLISAIVLTGYAGAAITAEIGTMVVGEEIEALEAHALNPVRFLVVPRVFATCTCMAALAVLANVTSIIASILMSTVVLDIPFVVFWDNLLQQVQAVDFWTGIVKAFVFGTLIGVIACTNGLRVSGGAAGVGAATTRTVVESVVAVVLADLVFTAVFYSLGMF; encoded by the coding sequence ATGATCCGGCTGCTGTCGGGCCTGGGCGGTTCGATCATCGGCCTGCTGGAGCACATCGGCGATGCGCTGCTGCTGCTGCTCGAAGCCGCCGGCTGGATCACCCGCTTCGTCTTCGACCGCAACGTCCGCGTCGGGTCGGCGGCGCTGGCGACGCAGATCATCCGCGTCGGCGTGCGGTCCATCCCGATCATCTGCCTGGTGTCGGGGGCCGTCGGGCTGATCCTGACCCTCCAGATGGCGCCGCCGCTGGACGAACTGGGGCAGAAGGACAAGCTGGCCAACATCGTGGGCATCGCGGTGCTCCGCGAGCTGGGGCCCCTGATCAGCGCCATCGTGCTGACCGGCTACGCCGGGGCGGCCATCACCGCCGAGATCGGCACCATGGTGGTGGGCGAGGAGATCGAGGCCCTCGAGGCCCACGCACTCAATCCGGTGCGCTTCCTGGTCGTGCCCCGGGTGTTCGCGACCTGCACGTGCATGGCTGCGCTGGCGGTGCTCGCCAACGTCACCTCGATCATCGCCAGCATCCTGATGTCGACCGTCGTGCTCGACATCCCCTTCGTCGTGTTCTGGGACAACCTGCTGCAGCAGGTGCAGGCGGTCGACTTCTGGACCGGCATCGTCAAGGCCTTCGTGTTCGGCACGCTCATCGGCGTGATCGCGTGCACCAACGGCCTGCGGGTGTCGGGCGGGGCCGCGGGCGTCGGGGCGGCGACGACGCGGACGGTGGTCGAGTCGGTCGTGGCCGTCGTGCTGGCCGACCTGGTATTCACGGCCGTCTTCTACTCGCTGGGCATGTTCTAG
- a CDS encoding STAS domain-containing protein, with protein MATHNGDDGISISSPRSGAVVVSPQGEVDLVRSPQLQTSLQDAMGKLSKGGSLIVDLSGVTYMDSSGVATLVQGLQLSRKKGVDLTLCALQDRVRSIFEIARLDTVFRMTGSLDEALSASAG; from the coding sequence GTGGCGACGCACAACGGCGACGACGGCATCTCGATCAGCTCGCCGCGCTCCGGCGCCGTGGTGGTGTCGCCGCAGGGCGAGGTCGATCTGGTGCGCTCGCCCCAGCTGCAGACCTCGCTCCAGGACGCGATGGGCAAGCTCTCCAAGGGAGGCTCGCTGATCGTCGACCTGTCTGGCGTGACCTACATGGACAGCTCGGGTGTCGCCACGCTCGTGCAGGGGCTGCAGCTCAGCCGCAAGAAGGGCGTCGACCTCACGCTGTGCGCGCTCCAGGACCGCGTGCGGTCGATCTTCGAGATCGCGCGGCTCGATACGGTATTCCGCATGACCGGGTCGCTGGACGAAGCGCTCAGCGCTTCGGCGGGCTAG
- a CDS encoding ATP-binding protein, producing the protein MLGRASRRIEGCVDFMGLPTTSTTPTSPPDVELRLVSDVRYLAGARELVSGVARRLGFSNDSSAHLALAVDEALCNVIRHGYDRSPGRPIWVRVWPLEDDGEHGPGVRITIEDEAKQVDLARIKGRDLDDVKPGGLGVHIIKQVVDAAEYAHREHGGMRLTLEKRVDGPSARRTREIASGDEDANGSCPTQPEAKER; encoded by the coding sequence ATGCTGGGACGGGCGAGCCGCCGGATCGAGGGGTGCGTCGACTTCATGGGCCTGCCGACGACGAGCACGACGCCGACCAGCCCGCCCGATGTCGAGCTGCGGCTGGTGAGCGACGTGCGCTACCTGGCCGGCGCCCGCGAGCTGGTGTCGGGCGTCGCGAGGCGGCTGGGGTTCTCCAACGACTCGAGCGCCCACTTAGCGCTCGCCGTCGACGAGGCGCTGTGCAACGTCATCCGCCACGGCTACGACCGCTCGCCCGGGCGACCGATCTGGGTGCGGGTCTGGCCCCTCGAGGACGACGGGGAGCACGGGCCCGGCGTGCGGATCACCATCGAGGACGAGGCCAAGCAGGTCGACCTGGCGCGGATCAAGGGCCGCGACCTGGACGACGTCAAGCCCGGCGGGCTGGGCGTCCACATCATCAAGCAGGTCGTCGACGCGGCCGAGTACGCCCACCGCGAGCACGGCGGGATGCGGCTGACGCTCGAGAAGCGGGTCGACGGCCCGTCCGCCCGGCGGACGCGGGAGATCGCGTCGGGCGACGAGGACGCCAACGGATCCTGCCCTACACAGCCCGAGGCGAAGGAGCGGTAG
- the guaA gene encoding glutamine-hydrolyzing GMP synthase produces MIPTPHDEVVLIVDFGSQTAQLIARRCRELGVCAVLVAPTISAAEVAETNARAIILSGGPASVDDPGAPELSDHLLHAGVPVLGICYGMQIACRLLGAAVEKSPQREFGRACMTIAERDVLLSAIPDNTTVWMSHGDRIGALERTGFRVLGNTPHCPGAAVAYVHEGVRFYGVQFHPEVTHTPHGVDILRNFLFEIAGCRGTWRMADFARTQQDALAGAIGDAHVICGLSGGVDSAVCAALLHRAIGDQLHCVFVDTGLLRKNERELVESTFRDHFDVDLTVVDAAAEFLGDLAGVLDPQEKRRLIGHRFIDVFSRTARDIPGATILAQGTLYPDVIESGQGHGGVSATIKLHHNVGGLPAELGFDLVEPLRDLFKDEVRTLGEVLGLPGQMVWRHPFPGPGLAVRVLGEVAADKLAVLRDCDEIVLEEIVSAQLYRQTSQVFAVLLPVQSVGVMGDGRTYENAVAVRAVETEDFMTADWARLPYEVLARISNRIINEVRGVNRVVYDISSKPPATIEWE; encoded by the coding sequence ATGATCCCGACCCCGCACGACGAGGTCGTGCTGATTGTCGACTTTGGTTCCCAGACCGCCCAGCTCATCGCGCGCCGCTGCCGCGAGCTGGGTGTGTGCGCGGTGCTGGTCGCCCCCACGATCTCGGCCGCCGAGGTCGCAGAGACCAACGCCCGCGCCATCATCCTCAGCGGCGGGCCGGCGAGCGTCGACGACCCGGGCGCCCCGGAGCTGAGCGACCACCTGCTGCACGCCGGCGTGCCCGTGCTGGGCATCTGCTACGGCATGCAGATCGCCTGCCGCCTCCTGGGCGCGGCGGTCGAGAAGTCCCCGCAGCGGGAGTTTGGCCGCGCCTGCATGACCATCGCCGAGCGGGACGTGCTGCTCAGCGCCATCCCCGACAACACCACCGTCTGGATGAGCCACGGCGACCGCATCGGTGCCCTCGAGCGGACCGGCTTCCGCGTGCTGGGCAACACGCCCCACTGCCCGGGCGCCGCCGTCGCCTACGTGCACGAGGGCGTCCGCTTCTACGGCGTGCAGTTCCACCCCGAGGTGACGCACACCCCCCACGGCGTGGACATCCTGCGGAACTTCCTCTTCGAGATCGCCGGCTGCCGTGGTACCTGGCGGATGGCCGACTTCGCCCGCACCCAGCAGGACGCCCTGGCCGGGGCCATCGGCGACGCCCACGTCATCTGCGGGCTCTCGGGCGGCGTCGATTCGGCGGTCTGCGCCGCGCTGCTGCACCGCGCCATCGGCGACCAGCTGCACTGCGTCTTCGTCGATACCGGGCTGCTCCGCAAGAACGAGCGTGAGCTGGTCGAGAGCACCTTCCGCGACCACTTCGACGTCGATCTCACCGTCGTCGACGCCGCCGCCGAGTTCCTGGGCGACCTCGCGGGCGTGCTCGACCCCCAGGAGAAGCGACGGCTCATCGGCCACCGGTTCATCGACGTCTTCTCGCGGACCGCCCGCGACATCCCCGGCGCGACCATCCTCGCCCAGGGCACGCTCTACCCGGACGTCATCGAGAGCGGCCAGGGCCATGGCGGCGTGTCGGCCACCATCAAGCTGCACCACAACGTCGGCGGCCTGCCCGCGGAGCTGGGCTTCGATCTCGTCGAGCCGCTGCGGGACCTCTTCAAGGACGAGGTCCGCACGCTGGGCGAGGTGCTGGGCCTGCCGGGCCAGATGGTCTGGCGGCACCCCTTCCCCGGGCCCGGGCTGGCCGTCCGCGTGCTGGGCGAGGTGGCCGCCGACAAGCTCGCCGTGCTGCGGGACTGCGACGAGATCGTGCTCGAGGAGATCGTGTCGGCCCAGCTCTACCGCCAGACGAGCCAGGTCTTCGCGGTGCTGCTGCCGGTGCAGAGCGTGGGCGTGATGGGTGACGGCCGCACCTACGAGAACGCCGTCGCCGTCCGGGCCGTCGAGACCGAGGACTTCATGACCGCCGACTGGGCCCGGCTGCCCTACGAGGTGCTGGCCCGCATCAGCAACCGCATCATCAACGAGGTGCGGGGCGTCAACCGCGTGGTCTACGACATCTCGAGCAAGCCGCCGGCGACCATCGAGTGGGAGTAG
- a CDS encoding OsmC family protein produces the protein MADDNAVRVRIGRDHFRTEIHAGPHEMAADEPESLGGTDTGPDPYQLLLASLGACKAITVRMYADRKGWPLEQLEVTLSHSRVHAKDCEDCSSESGMVSIIECTLDATGALDEEQRARLAEIADKCPVHKTLTGEVKIRTELA, from the coding sequence ATGGCAGACGACAACGCGGTGCGTGTTCGCATCGGCCGGGACCACTTCCGGACCGAGATCCATGCCGGCCCGCACGAGATGGCGGCCGACGAACCCGAGAGCCTCGGCGGCACCGATACCGGCCCTGACCCCTACCAGCTGCTGCTGGCCTCCCTCGGAGCGTGCAAGGCCATCACGGTCCGCATGTACGCCGACCGCAAGGGCTGGCCGCTCGAGCAGCTCGAGGTCACGCTCTCGCACAGCCGCGTGCATGCCAAGGACTGCGAGGACTGCAGCTCCGAGAGCGGCATGGTGAGCATCATCGAGTGCACGCTGGACGCCACCGGAGCGCTCGACGAGGAGCAGCGGGCACGCCTGGCGGAGATCGCGGACAAGTGCCCCGTGCACAAGACGCTCACCGGCGAGGTCAAGATCCGCACCGAACTTGCCTAG
- a CDS encoding RsmE family RNA methyltransferase → MHHVLHQHELDREGETLAIEGEEARHAVRVKRLREGEPIVLLDGRGGRATGIVAGSDKNGPRDSWRLLVSIEHYRLIPQSSPAVHVLCPAPKGDLLESMIDQLSQVGAASWSPLETARSERPPRPGRLDRLRRVATESAKQCGRPWLLEIGEPVRFSDALSRPHAVLAAADGEAPGRLPHAGPDWGMEDISVLVGPEGGFSDAERRNAEEQALARVALGPHVLRIGTAAVLAAAAFVRVSNV, encoded by the coding sequence ATGCACCACGTCCTGCACCAACACGAACTCGACCGCGAGGGCGAGACGCTCGCCATCGAGGGCGAGGAGGCCCGCCACGCCGTGCGGGTCAAGCGGCTGCGGGAGGGCGAGCCCATCGTGCTGCTCGACGGCCGCGGCGGCCGCGCAACGGGCATCGTGGCGGGCTCGGACAAGAACGGCCCGCGGGACTCCTGGCGTCTTCTAGTATCGATAGAACATTATCGATTAATTCCGCAATCATCCCCGGCGGTCCACGTGCTGTGCCCGGCACCCAAGGGCGACTTGCTCGAGTCGATGATCGACCAGCTCAGCCAGGTCGGGGCCGCCAGTTGGAGCCCGCTGGAGACCGCCAGGAGCGAGCGACCGCCCCGGCCGGGACGCCTCGATCGGCTCCGCCGCGTCGCCACCGAGTCCGCCAAGCAATGCGGCCGCCCCTGGCTGCTCGAGATCGGCGAGCCGGTCCGGTTCTCGGACGCACTTTCGCGGCCCCACGCCGTACTCGCGGCGGCAGATGGCGAGGCCCCCGGGCGCCTCCCTCATGCGGGCCCGGATTGGGGGATGGAAGATATTTCCGTGCTGGTCGGTCCAGAGGGCGGATTCTCGGACGCGGAGCGAAGGAACGCCGAAGAGCAGGCGTTGGCGCGGGTGGCCCTGGGGCCGCACGTCCTGCGGATCGGGACGGCGGCGGTCCTGGCGGCAGCCGCATTCGTGCGCGTCAGCAACGTGTAG